The proteins below are encoded in one region of Akkermansiaceae bacterium:
- the pdxA gene encoding 4-hydroxythreonine-4-phosphate dehydrogenase PdxA, giving the protein MSGKHKGTIGITRGDQAGIGPEVVAAALASGQLPDGYQYRLIGEEIHAVAGKPSSMTARAALDALERSAELLNKGEIDAVVTAPVGKEGLHELGFRFPGQTEFFADRLGCKNHAMCLTGKNLTVALVTIHVALADVPRLLEKKEIVRVGRLLADFCKQRGNPSPRIAVCGLNPHAGENGAFGNEDIKIVEPAVRELQENVGEAQFSGPHPPDTIFRPAADGEYDAVLCMYHDQGLIPLKLLDFDTGVNVTLGLPKPRTSPDHGTAYDIAGKGKASASSMIHAIQLACEMVGNQ; this is encoded by the coding sequence ATGAGCGGAAAACACAAGGGCACGATAGGTATTACCAGGGGAGACCAGGCAGGAATCGGGCCTGAAGTCGTCGCGGCTGCCCTGGCGTCAGGGCAGCTTCCTGATGGGTACCAATACCGGCTGATTGGTGAGGAAATCCATGCCGTCGCAGGAAAGCCAAGCAGTATGACAGCCCGGGCGGCTTTGGATGCACTGGAGCGATCGGCCGAGTTATTAAACAAGGGGGAGATTGACGCCGTGGTCACCGCCCCCGTGGGCAAAGAAGGGCTGCACGAGCTGGGTTTCCGGTTTCCCGGGCAGACGGAGTTTTTTGCCGACAGGTTGGGGTGTAAAAACCACGCGATGTGCCTGACCGGTAAAAACCTGACCGTAGCCCTGGTGACGATCCATGTGGCCCTGGCCGATGTCCCCCGTTTATTAGAGAAAAAGGAAATTGTCCGTGTTGGCAGGCTGCTCGCTGATTTTTGTAAACAGCGTGGGAATCCATCGCCACGTATTGCCGTCTGTGGTTTGAACCCCCATGCCGGTGAGAATGGCGCTTTTGGAAACGAGGATATCAAGATCGTCGAGCCTGCTGTTAGGGAGCTGCAGGAAAATGTCGGCGAAGCGCAATTCAGCGGTCCGCATCCGCCCGATACGATTTTCCGCCCTGCCGCTGACGGTGAATACGATGCCGTGCTCTGCATGTACCACGACCAGGGGTTGATTCCTCTTAAATTGTTGGATTTCGATACCGGGGTCAATGTGACCCTGGGGCTGCCCAAGCCCAGGACGAGCCCCGACCATGGGACGGCCTATGATATAGCAGGTAAGGGGAAAGCGAGTGCCAGTTCGATGATTCATGCGATCCAGTTGGCATGTGAGATGGTGGGGAATCAATAG
- a CDS encoding YbjN domain-containing protein — protein MRPTSIQIQSVMDAFGQQGWQYEHLEGKDVIRTAFEAYHTQVHLHAQAFPQLNALSVVGETPMAVEAEQEPLILELLARANKQITLGSLEYDLDREQLMFRITNLFERDKFDADIVSSMVHATIAEVDRITPYAGVIQQTPEDLLDDLSIERLLMRDDLIPPVPSDEDDYN, from the coding sequence ATGCGCCCGACATCCATCCAGATCCAGTCCGTCATGGACGCCTTTGGCCAGCAAGGCTGGCAGTATGAGCACCTTGAGGGGAAAGACGTGATCCGCACCGCCTTTGAGGCCTATCACACCCAGGTCCACCTTCATGCGCAGGCATTCCCGCAGCTGAATGCCCTGTCCGTGGTAGGCGAGACGCCCATGGCCGTTGAAGCGGAGCAGGAGCCATTGATCCTGGAATTGCTTGCTCGCGCCAACAAACAAATCACCTTGGGAAGCTTGGAGTATGACCTGGACCGGGAGCAGCTCATGTTCCGCATCACCAACCTCTTTGAACGTGACAAGTTTGATGCCGACATCGTTTCCTCGATGGTTCACGCGACCATTGCCGAAGTCGACCGGATTACACCCTACGCGGGGGTGATTCAACAGACGCCGGAAGACTTGTTGGACGACCTTTCCATCGAGCGACTGTTGATGCGTGACGATCTGATCCCGCCTGTTCCCAGTGACGAGGACGACTACAATTAG
- a CDS encoding C39 family peptidase translates to MLRQLIFTLILSGAALVPADRLTAAPEITQIPDLEILFMDANMWNQSVSEVINKRGPLGFRWLSKEKVDARSNQKNLRLWNQPVGETILRSRDGTLQSFEISIYNRGDMGNITREQFEQLSTRWLELVRQKTSLEGEKMNRTQKGSVVSADRWLWECPGAYITLTSSSSGSGTSKQPEFLKLSLVSPKFGKEMFAGRGGITKTMSRRSELKVNIEKKPNGDVLIKGVPMVDQGRKGYCAVASAERVFRYYGLQIDQHAMAQIAESSAQGGTNPDKMIESLKRVAGRTKTRLHVLYEIDQREIKSDIKAYNRAIKKNKEGNPFPDDGYVAYQQFLSACHAPTLTEVRAKGSTYDRFKKSIKDTIDTGVPLLWALQVGVIKERGIPQTGGGHMRLILGYNDKTDEIIYTDSWGPGHEFKRMKTPDAFTPSMHLITIKPSQ, encoded by the coding sequence ATGCTCAGACAACTCATTTTCACCCTCATCCTCAGTGGGGCAGCCCTCGTCCCGGCAGACCGGCTGACAGCTGCGCCAGAGATAACCCAGATCCCCGATCTTGAGATTCTGTTTATGGATGCCAACATGTGGAACCAGTCCGTCAGTGAGGTCATCAATAAACGTGGCCCACTTGGATTCCGCTGGCTCTCCAAGGAAAAAGTGGACGCCCGCAGTAATCAGAAAAACCTCCGACTCTGGAACCAACCCGTCGGCGAAACCATCCTCCGCAGTCGCGACGGCACACTCCAGTCGTTTGAAATCTCCATCTACAACCGCGGCGACATGGGTAACATCACCAGGGAGCAGTTCGAGCAACTCAGCACGCGATGGTTGGAGTTAGTCCGACAAAAAACCTCCCTGGAGGGGGAAAAAATGAACCGCACTCAGAAAGGCAGCGTGGTATCAGCCGACCGCTGGCTTTGGGAGTGCCCGGGTGCCTACATCACGCTCACCTCCAGCAGTTCCGGCTCGGGAACGAGTAAACAACCGGAGTTCCTCAAGCTGAGTCTGGTATCACCGAAATTTGGCAAAGAGATGTTTGCAGGCCGTGGCGGCATCACCAAGACCATGTCGCGTCGCAGCGAGCTAAAAGTCAATATCGAGAAAAAGCCAAACGGAGACGTTCTCATCAAGGGGGTGCCGATGGTGGACCAGGGGCGCAAAGGCTACTGTGCGGTCGCCAGTGCCGAGCGGGTTTTCCGTTACTACGGTCTCCAGATCGACCAGCACGCCATGGCCCAGATCGCCGAAAGCAGCGCCCAGGGAGGCACCAACCCCGATAAAATGATCGAGTCGCTCAAACGTGTCGCCGGTCGCACCAAAACCCGGCTGCACGTGCTCTATGAAATCGACCAGCGCGAGATCAAGTCGGACATCAAGGCCTACAACCGAGCGATCAAAAAAAACAAAGAGGGCAACCCCTTCCCGGACGACGGCTATGTGGCCTACCAGCAATTTCTCAGCGCCTGCCACGCCCCCACCCTCACGGAGGTGCGCGCGAAGGGGTCCACTTACGACCGCTTTAAAAAATCCATCAAAGACACCATCGACACCGGCGTGCCACTTCTCTGGGCGCTTCAGGTGGGCGTTATCAAGGAGCGCGGCATCCCGCAGACGGGCGGCGGACACATGCGCCTGATCCTCGGCTACAACGACAAGACCGACGAGATCATCTACACCGACTCCTGGGGGCCGGGCCACGAGTTCAAACGCATGAAGACTCCGGATGCCTTCACCCCCTCCATGCACCTCATCACCATCAAACCCTCGCAGTGA
- a CDS encoding 16S rRNA (uracil(1498)-N(3))-methyltransferase, which translates to MNRYYLPAGAWKDNTLTLTGDEARHCARVMRARVGDEIEVFDGQGKSAVCKILSASRDQVTCRLLSQQQNPQTDHPVILCQAIPKGGNMELIVQKAVELGVSAIQPLITTHTVARPESVDKKRLKWQRIALEACKQCGQNHLPEIREPVLFAPWVQNPEPFGTALIAALDAQSVHLKSHFAVSPPRGSIALLIGPEGDFSTGEYQAAYSAGFQPISFGNIVLRVETATLYGLSILQHELSAL; encoded by the coding sequence ATGAACCGCTACTATCTCCCCGCCGGTGCTTGGAAGGATAACACCCTCACACTCACCGGCGACGAGGCCAGGCACTGCGCGCGGGTCATGCGCGCGCGCGTGGGCGACGAGATCGAGGTCTTTGACGGCCAGGGAAAATCCGCCGTCTGTAAAATCCTCTCGGCCTCCCGCGACCAGGTGACGTGCCGCCTGCTCAGCCAACAACAGAATCCACAAACCGACCACCCGGTCATCCTCTGCCAGGCCATTCCCAAGGGGGGGAATATGGAGCTGATCGTACAAAAAGCGGTTGAACTCGGCGTCAGCGCCATCCAGCCGCTGATCACCACCCACACCGTGGCACGACCGGAATCGGTCGATAAAAAACGCCTCAAATGGCAACGCATCGCGCTCGAAGCCTGTAAACAATGTGGTCAGAACCACCTCCCGGAGATCAGGGAGCCCGTCCTGTTTGCCCCCTGGGTCCAGAACCCGGAGCCTTTCGGCACCGCCCTGATCGCAGCTCTCGATGCACAATCGGTGCATTTGAAATCCCATTTTGCGGTATCCCCTCCCCGGGGAAGCATCGCCCTGCTCATTGGTCCCGAAGGGGATTTCTCTACCGGGGAATACCAGGCCGCCTACAGCGCAGGTTTCCAGCCCATCAGCTTTGGCAACATCGTCCTGCGCGTGGAAACCGCCACCCTCTATGGCCTGAGCATCCTCCAGCACGAGCTGTCGGCATTATAA
- a CDS encoding leucine-rich repeat domain-containing protein, which yields MSNRFTCNQLTSLKGIEKFPSLEMLILKNCKKVTDYAMLKGSAKIVFIETP from the coding sequence TTGTCCAATCGATTTACGTGCAATCAACTGACCTCCCTGAAGGGCATTGAAAAGTTCCCATCGCTTGAAATGCTGATTCTCAAGAACTGCAAAAAGGTGACCGACTATGCCATGCTCAAAGGGAGTGCCAAAATCGTGTTTATTGAAACACCTTGA
- a CDS encoding SMP-30/gluconolactonase/LRE family protein translates to METIDLAGNYRAQWGEGPIWWQNQLIYVDIENHSVIEYNPSNHTEKKWDLSTSVGRVGTVVPRSAGGLVVAGDTGLHFLDPETGTTTPIADPEPDKPDNRFNDGKCSPDGRFFAGTISLEKHTGAASLYRLDSDLTLHTAFAGVTNSNGIVWSHDHATCYYIDTPRREVIAFDYTPETGQLSNQRTAFPTRHINASPDGMAIDSNGNLWVAFCHGACVICYEPATGKQLYRVELPCLETTACAFGGENLDELYVTTGIHSIIEEEDAGRLLRIKGLGVTGVAASAFSG, encoded by the coding sequence ATGGAAACCATTGATTTAGCTGGAAACTATCGCGCCCAATGGGGGGAAGGGCCTATTTGGTGGCAAAACCAGCTCATCTACGTCGATATCGAGAACCACAGCGTCATCGAATACAATCCATCCAATCATACCGAAAAAAAATGGGATCTCAGCACTTCGGTCGGCCGCGTCGGCACGGTCGTTCCCCGCTCCGCAGGTGGCCTTGTTGTCGCTGGCGATACCGGTCTGCATTTTCTTGATCCGGAAACAGGCACCACCACCCCGATTGCCGATCCGGAGCCGGACAAGCCCGACAACCGCTTCAACGACGGCAAATGCTCTCCCGACGGTCGCTTTTTTGCAGGCACCATCAGTCTGGAAAAACACACGGGGGCTGCCTCCCTTTACCGACTCGACTCCGATCTCACTTTGCACACCGCATTCGCTGGTGTCACCAACTCCAACGGCATTGTCTGGAGCCACGACCACGCCACCTGCTATTACATCGATACCCCGCGCCGGGAAGTCATCGCCTTCGACTATACACCGGAAACCGGCCAGCTCAGTAATCAGCGCACGGCCTTCCCGACCAGGCACATCAATGCCTCTCCCGACGGGATGGCCATCGACAGCAACGGCAACCTGTGGGTCGCCTTCTGCCACGGTGCCTGTGTCATCTGCTACGAGCCCGCCACCGGCAAACAACTCTACCGCGTCGAGCTTCCCTGTTTGGAAACCACCGCCTGTGCCTTTGGCGGCGAAAACCTCGACGAGCTTTACGTCACCACCGGCATCCACAGCATCATCGAGGAAGAGGACGCCGGCAGGCTTCTCCGGATCAAGGGGCTGGGTGTCACCGGCGTCGCAGCCAGCGCCTTTTCAGGTTGA
- a CDS encoding DUF2851 family protein: MCAYLDLLEEVRANSGSVNEDTALVLPNEIQLQALWFAGQMGREFTTVDGRQVRIVQLGHWNHAAGPDFLHTSVEIDGELQCGPLELDHAASDWEAHGHSTNEAFNNVVLHVVFTAGDRAYFTRTQEHREVPRVVVPLETVREALNLPLLETASAHPGRCFAPLAEMHDGNVDALLREAARHRARVKALRRSRTVDMLGEDEWLWQAFAETLGYRPNKLAMTLLAQRLPILELVKSRDEMESIIFGAAGFLSVETHDQSHVDSRDYLRGLWETWWRVRDGYEPVPERRIPWKLSGIRPVNHPQRRLACLARVGSRWQEFAKACKTVDGVTSFFENLEHPYWSRHYTLKSKPCARSLALLGKDRIKDFQINHLIPGRLADGDRAAWEYYQKAPAPALSEKVDKAALRLFGNTGKRKKYLRKAWQHQALLQIYQDFCLRDVSDCEKCPFPEQLAQWRG, encoded by the coding sequence ATGTGTGCTTATCTGGATTTATTGGAGGAGGTGCGGGCGAATTCCGGCTCGGTTAATGAGGATACTGCACTGGTGTTACCCAACGAGATCCAACTTCAGGCGTTGTGGTTTGCCGGGCAAATGGGACGGGAATTTACTACTGTGGACGGCAGGCAAGTGCGCATCGTACAATTGGGGCACTGGAATCATGCGGCGGGGCCGGATTTTCTTCACACCTCGGTCGAGATCGACGGCGAACTGCAGTGCGGTCCGCTGGAACTCGATCACGCGGCCTCAGACTGGGAGGCGCACGGGCACTCGACCAATGAGGCCTTTAACAACGTGGTGCTGCATGTGGTGTTTACCGCCGGCGACCGTGCCTATTTCACCCGCACCCAGGAGCACCGTGAGGTTCCTCGGGTGGTGGTTCCTTTGGAAACCGTGCGGGAGGCGCTGAATTTGCCCTTGCTCGAAACCGCGTCGGCTCATCCGGGGAGATGTTTTGCGCCACTGGCGGAAATGCATGACGGGAATGTGGATGCGCTCCTGCGCGAGGCGGCAAGGCACCGGGCCAGGGTCAAGGCGCTGCGCAGGAGCAGGACGGTGGATATGTTGGGTGAGGACGAATGGCTCTGGCAGGCGTTTGCGGAAACCCTGGGATACCGACCTAACAAGCTGGCGATGACCCTGCTGGCCCAGCGTCTGCCCATCTTGGAACTGGTGAAGTCACGGGATGAAATGGAGTCGATTATTTTCGGCGCGGCCGGTTTCCTGTCGGTGGAAACACACGATCAGTCGCATGTCGATAGCCGTGATTACCTGCGTGGACTTTGGGAGACCTGGTGGCGTGTCAGGGATGGTTACGAACCTGTGCCGGAACGCCGTATCCCATGGAAACTATCCGGTATCCGACCCGTGAACCATCCCCAGCGAAGGCTCGCCTGCCTGGCCCGGGTGGGAAGCCGTTGGCAGGAGTTCGCCAAAGCCTGCAAGACGGTGGACGGAGTGACATCGTTTTTTGAAAACCTGGAACACCCGTATTGGAGCCGGCACTACACCCTCAAATCAAAACCCTGCGCACGTAGTCTGGCTTTGTTAGGGAAAGACCGGATCAAGGATTTTCAAATCAACCATCTGATCCCTGGCAGGTTGGCCGATGGTGATCGTGCCGCCTGGGAGTATTACCAAAAAGCCCCCGCGCCCGCACTGAGCGAAAAGGTCGACAAGGCTGCGCTCCGCCTGTTTGGCAATACCGGCAAACGTAAAAAATATCTCCGCAAGGCATGGCAACACCAGGCGCTGCTGCAGATTTACCAGGACTTCTGCCTCCGCGATGTCAGCGACTGCGAAAAGTGCCCCTTCCCCGAACAGCTCGCCCAGTGGCGAGGCTGA
- a CDS encoding N-acetylmuramoyl-L-alanine amidase, with protein sequence MKSFYYFTKIKYGSVITLENSKVKMEIQPGTQQCRMNGVLFILSHPVISYNGRYLLSRTDLVKLVDPVMRPTYIRNAHTFNTVVVDAGHGGKDPGSRGFYSDEKVYTLKMARLVRDMLQKRGYKVVMTRDSDVFISLANRVSIANKYPGAIFVSIHFNSGNSRANGIETFTISPVGVPHMGRGVRSRDYNMVPGNIMDSASIALATAVHSRTLLYLNNPQYGNNFKIEDRGIKRARFNVLTGIKIPAVLFEGGFLSNRAEAAKVHSSAYQQTLAASIVRAIDVYKASVTKN encoded by the coding sequence GTGAAATCATTTTATTATTTCACCAAAATCAAATACGGCTCGGTGATTACCCTGGAGAATAGCAAGGTGAAGATGGAGATACAGCCGGGCACCCAGCAGTGCCGTATGAATGGTGTGTTATTCATTTTGAGTCATCCTGTGATTTCTTATAACGGGCGTTATCTGCTTTCCCGGACGGACTTGGTGAAACTGGTCGATCCCGTGATGCGACCCACCTATATCCGCAATGCGCATACCTTTAACACCGTCGTGGTCGATGCCGGGCACGGTGGCAAGGACCCGGGGAGTCGCGGCTTTTACAGCGATGAAAAAGTGTACACCCTCAAGATGGCCCGCCTGGTCCGCGACATGCTCCAGAAGCGCGGCTACAAGGTGGTGATGACGCGGGATAGCGATGTGTTTATCAGTCTCGCTAACCGGGTGAGTATCGCTAACAAATACCCGGGTGCCATTTTTGTCAGTATTCATTTCAACTCAGGAAACTCCCGGGCCAACGGCATCGAAACATTTACCATTTCCCCCGTTGGGGTGCCTCATATGGGTCGTGGTGTTAGATCCAGGGATTACAACATGGTCCCGGGGAACATCATGGACTCGGCCAGTATTGCGCTCGCCACCGCAGTCCACAGCCGCACCCTGCTTTATCTCAACAATCCCCAGTATGGAAACAACTTCAAGATCGAGGACCGCGGTATCAAACGTGCCCGGTTCAACGTCCTGACGGGAATAAAAATCCCGGCGGTGTTATTTGAGGGAGGCTTCCTCTCCAACCGCGCGGAAGCGGCAAAAGTCCACTCCAGCGCCTACCAGCAAACATTGGCGGCCTCCATCGTGAGGGCGATTGATGTTTACAAGGCCTCGGTCACCAAGAACTAG
- a CDS encoding MBL fold metallo-hydrolase has product MARSENKAPQARKDYAGILPTKGWPRRNYHFLRHRLLPQVFQKRDGSSREPIPNPPEAGKIRVTWIGHASFLVQFPDHSVIIDPNWANWHGVVKRQRAPGLDLKLMPLVDLVMVTHAHFDHLHKKSLKILESHEGIVVPTGSGPLVKKLGFHTVHEMSVWDTIRFDNLSVTHTPSHHWGARYLHDTHRDYGGYMIHSGVCKVFHCGDSAYFDGFREIGKHHTPDVALMPIGAYDAPSGRDVHMNPEEAVQAFIEMEAGILIPMHYGTFPLGNEPDHEPVERLVAEANRLGIADRVLVLEEGVGVEVECLAETKS; this is encoded by the coding sequence ATGGCACGATCTGAAAACAAGGCGCCCCAAGCACGCAAAGACTATGCCGGCATCCTTCCTACCAAGGGCTGGCCAAGGCGGAATTATCATTTCCTCAGGCACCGCCTGTTACCCCAGGTTTTTCAAAAGCGTGACGGCTCCAGCAGGGAGCCCATCCCCAACCCGCCGGAAGCGGGTAAAATCCGGGTCACCTGGATCGGTCATGCTTCTTTTCTTGTCCAGTTCCCCGACCACTCGGTGATCATTGACCCGAACTGGGCCAATTGGCATGGGGTCGTCAAACGCCAGCGCGCGCCCGGACTCGACCTCAAACTCATGCCACTGGTCGACCTGGTGATGGTCACCCACGCGCACTTCGATCACCTGCATAAAAAGAGCCTGAAGATTCTCGAGTCGCACGAGGGCATCGTCGTGCCCACGGGTAGTGGTCCGCTGGTAAAAAAACTCGGTTTTCACACCGTCCATGAGATGTCAGTCTGGGATACCATCCGCTTTGACAATCTCAGCGTAACCCACACGCCAAGCCACCACTGGGGCGCGCGTTACCTGCACGACACCCACCGCGATTACGGCGGCTACATGATCCATTCCGGTGTCTGCAAGGTCTTCCATTGTGGCGACAGTGCCTACTTCGACGGCTTCCGGGAAATCGGCAAACACCACACACCCGACGTCGCGCTGATGCCGATAGGTGCATACGATGCCCCCAGCGGCAGGGACGTGCACATGAACCCGGAGGAAGCGGTGCAAGCATTTATCGAAATGGAGGCCGGCATCCTGATCCCGATGCATTACGGCACGTTTCCGCTAGGAAATGAGCCTGACCACGAACCGGTGGAACGCCTCGTGGCCGAAGCCAACCGTCTCGGCATCGCCGACCGCGTTCTGGTGCTCGAGGAAGGCGTGGGCGTGGAAGTCGAGTGCCTTGCCGAGACCAAATCCTAA
- a CDS encoding ATP-dependent DNA helicase RecQ: MEEARSRILKRYFGHDALKPGQAEVIDRVLDGINTLAVLPTGGGKSLCYQLPAMCMQGLTVVVSPLIALMRDQVESLLQMGVPALRLDSSSTEESRELARQQIKSGELKLLYVSPERLADPAMLKLLKQCPVSLVAIDEAHCISEWGHSFRPSYIKLPRLVRSIQPEVVLALTATASRLAASGIRKAFKILKKDHVQTSFYRDNLVFDVTVCPADGKKPHLLESLNAAARTPAIVYATRRGDVEELASFLTKSGLSARAYHAGMPADARAEVQDGFVENRFPVICATIAFGMGVDMPNVRSVIHYHPPKSPEGWIQESGRAGRDGKAAYCELLINGDDRAALESLVMAKQPGKKAVESVLHHLFSQGKRAVISRYNASTLNDLPVELLDVMLARLETAGWIVPDGGSWMWCQVVPLRWDESAGNRNLHGFSKKDQSLLTELIESKQRVSLLELADHQVVKLNRLVTLLREMEAGGEVRLKLSHSLTHYRIKREPGRLTELVDEMLSAFQEHAQHDLARIDSVCRMATSRKCIAASLVGYFGEKLNEPCGRCASCAGKSRPRKLPVSPADELAMEELEKIQLLIKERRPALSSPHRLARFLSGVYSPAMMRYRLYNHPSWGMLERLSFDDVLGVAKANI; the protein is encoded by the coding sequence ATGGAAGAGGCAAGAAGCAGGATTCTGAAACGCTACTTCGGCCATGACGCGTTAAAGCCGGGGCAGGCTGAGGTGATCGACCGTGTGCTGGACGGGATCAACACGCTGGCGGTCCTTCCTACCGGTGGTGGCAAGTCCCTTTGTTATCAACTGCCGGCAATGTGTATGCAGGGGTTGACCGTGGTGGTGTCGCCGCTCATCGCACTGATGCGTGACCAGGTGGAATCGCTTCTTCAAATGGGGGTTCCGGCACTGCGGCTCGATTCATCCTCCACGGAGGAAAGCCGTGAACTGGCCCGGCAGCAGATCAAATCGGGCGAGTTGAAGCTGCTCTATGTCTCCCCCGAACGCCTCGCCGATCCAGCGATGTTGAAGCTGCTCAAGCAATGCCCGGTTTCCTTGGTGGCGATTGATGAGGCCCACTGTATCTCGGAGTGGGGGCATAGCTTCAGGCCGTCGTATATCAAACTGCCGAGGCTTGTCAGGTCGATCCAACCCGAGGTCGTCCTTGCTCTCACGGCCACGGCGTCCAGGCTGGCGGCCAGTGGAATCCGGAAAGCCTTTAAGATCCTCAAGAAAGACCACGTGCAGACGTCGTTCTACCGCGATAATCTGGTATTCGATGTTACCGTGTGCCCTGCGGATGGCAAAAAACCACACCTGCTCGAGTCCCTGAACGCGGCGGCTCGCACCCCTGCCATCGTTTATGCCACCCGCCGTGGGGATGTCGAGGAGCTTGCCTCTTTTCTAACAAAGTCAGGCCTGTCCGCCCGCGCCTACCACGCCGGCATGCCCGCCGATGCCCGTGCCGAGGTCCAGGATGGATTTGTGGAGAACCGGTTTCCGGTAATCTGTGCAACCATTGCCTTTGGGATGGGGGTTGATATGCCCAATGTGCGCAGCGTTATTCATTACCATCCACCGAAATCGCCCGAGGGATGGATTCAGGAGAGTGGCCGGGCCGGGCGCGACGGTAAGGCTGCTTATTGTGAACTGTTGATCAATGGTGACGACCGCGCAGCTCTCGAAAGCCTGGTGATGGCCAAGCAGCCAGGAAAAAAAGCCGTGGAATCCGTGTTGCATCATTTGTTTTCCCAAGGGAAAAGAGCCGTTATCTCCCGCTATAATGCAAGCACACTCAATGACCTCCCCGTAGAGCTGCTCGATGTCATGTTAGCCCGACTCGAAACCGCCGGTTGGATCGTGCCCGACGGTGGTTCATGGATGTGGTGTCAGGTCGTTCCCTTGCGTTGGGATGAATCCGCTGGAAATCGAAACCTCCACGGGTTTTCTAAAAAAGACCAGTCCCTCCTCACTGAGCTGATCGAATCCAAACAGCGTGTTTCCTTGCTCGAACTGGCGGATCACCAGGTGGTGAAACTCAACCGGCTCGTCACGCTGCTGCGAGAGATGGAAGCCGGCGGCGAGGTCAGGCTGAAGCTGAGCCACAGCCTCACGCATTATCGGATCAAGCGTGAGCCTGGGCGGCTGACAGAACTTGTTGACGAGATGCTGTCAGCCTTTCAAGAACACGCACAACACGATCTGGCTCGGATTGATTCTGTATGTAGAATGGCGACCTCGCGCAAGTGTATTGCGGCCTCTCTCGTTGGTTATTTTGGTGAAAAACTTAACGAGCCATGTGGTCGGTGCGCGTCCTGTGCCGGTAAATCCCGCCCCCGGAAACTCCCTGTAAGTCCGGCAGATGAGCTGGCCATGGAGGAGTTGGAAAAAATCCAGTTGTTGATCAAGGAAAGGCGGCCAGCCCTGTCGAGTCCGCATCGTCTGGCCCGGTTTTTATCCGGGGTCTACAGTCCGGCCATGATGCGATACCGCCTCTATAACCATCCATCATGGGGTATGCTGGAACGCCTTTCCTTTGATGATGTATTAGGTGTTGCAAAAGCCAACATTTGA